A segment of the uncultured Desulfobulbus sp. genome:
CCGTTTTCGGGTTTTGCGGAGCAAAATTTTTGATGTGCGCCCAGCCCCGAATATTTTGCTCTGCTGCTTCCAGGGAACCGTGGAAATATCTCGTATTGTACATGTGGCGGTCCATTCCCTGCATTAACCGGTCAAGCATGTTGCTTGTTCTGTGACTTCCCTTGTGCTTGTATGTCATTGAATAATCAACGATATTGCTCTTGATCTTTTTCAAAGGGGCTAGAATCACATCAGGATACGATTCGTATTGTGCTGCTTCCACAAGTCTTCTGATTTTTTGGGAAAATGAACGCCTTGTGGGGGCTTGAAAACATTCCCAAAGCGCTGTTGCCACCTCGATGAATAGCTCCCTGTGTTTTTTCTTGGATCTGTCGCGTATCTTAATGTAAATATGCAGAAAACAGGACAAGATGCATATCGATGGAAAAAGGTTGCCAAATGCATTTTTGGTTGCTGCCCAGCCGTCTGTATTCACAGTCTTTGGGGAGTACTTCGGTTTTAGATCCAGAGCCTCTTGCTTGAAGGTGCTGTAGCCTCGCTCAAGGTCGGCATTGTCTGCCTTTTCGGTAACGGCGACACCGAGTATACAGCCTTCAGCCACAGTTGTTGGGATATAGCACTTTTTGCCCCGTATTTTCGTGTGCTTTTCGTCGGCAACGAGATGCGCCGGCAGTTTGGCCGGTTCCTTAATGGTAGTCCCGACGATACTGAATCGTCCCAAGTGGCTTTCAAGCCGATACCAAAACGATGCATTTCTGCCGAAAACATGTGCAAGTGCCCAAAACGGTATATCAAATTTTCGTAGAAACAGGGCGTTGTCAATATCTTTGGTGAATGCTGTTTGATAGGGCATCACAAATGATGGACGTATGGTAAAATTCGTATTTTCCACTTCTATCCGTCGTATCCGGATGTTGAGCCTTATTGAGACGTAACTGTCTTTCATCCGATAGCCATGCTGGATCTCAAGCGGAAAAATTTCCGGACATCTGGCTATCATATCATCTAATTGAGCACGAAATTTCTGAGGGCACTCTACAGTATCGACATAGGTTTTATTGCAAAAGGGTGTACATATTGTACGGTTGTTTCTTGGGGATGTTTTGGCCATCTATACGTACCATAGGTTATCAGGGTGGTTTTGACGTGGAAATCAAATTTTCCCATAATAATCAAATGGTTGTTTATGTCAAAGCATCCCCTCCCCTAAATTCGAAATAATCAGAACATTTTTACCCGTCGCAGTATCCGCCAATACACACAAGAGCCTATTGGCATGTCTCTGATTGACGATCTTTTAGAGGCAGCTATGGCTGCCCCTTCTGCCATGGGAAAAAATCCTTGGCATTTTATCGTGCTGCAATCTCGTTCGGGTATCGATAGGCTCGCTGCCTGTTTACCCAATGGCAAGATGCTGGGCCAAGCCACGGCAGCACTGTTGGTTTGTGGCGACATTCATCAGGCCCACGACAAGGAACTCTCGTTTCTGCTTCAAGATGTCAGTGCAGCCATAGAAAATATTTTGCTGGCCGCAAGTATGTTAGGGCTTGGTGCATGCTGGTTGGGAATCCATCCCCGCGAGGAGCGAATCCGTGCTGTGACTGAAGCCTTTGCACTCCCTCAAGGCATCCTGCCAGTAGCCGGTATTTCTCTGGGCTGGCCCAATGAAGTGAAAGAACCTCGAACTCGCATGAGCCGGGAGCAGATTCATATCGAACAGTGGTAACCCCTCTGCTTAACGCTCGTTT
Coding sequences within it:
- a CDS encoding transposase codes for the protein MIARCPEIFPLEIQHGYRMKDSYVSIRLNIRIRRIEVENTNFTIRPSFVMPYQTAFTKDIDNALFLRKFDIPFWALAHVFGRNASFWYRLESHLGRFSIVGTTIKEPAKLPAHLVADEKHTKIRGKKCYIPTTVAEGCILGVAVTEKADNADLERGYSTFKQEALDLKPKYSPKTVNTDGWAATKNAFGNLFPSICILSCFLHIYIKIRDRSKKKHRELFIEVATALWECFQAPTRRSFSQKIRRLVEAAQYESYPDVILAPLKKIKSNIVDYSMTYKHKGSHRTSNMLDRLMQGMDRHMYNTRYFHGSLEAAEQNIRGWAHIKNFAPQNPKTVKQHAGLKSPSEQLNGRRYHDCWLQNLLISSSLGGFRGAPLNPK
- a CDS encoding nitroreductase family protein, which translates into the protein MFTRRSIRQYTQEPIGMSLIDDLLEAAMAAPSAMGKNPWHFIVLQSRSGIDRLAACLPNGKMLGQATAALLVCGDIHQAHDKELSFLLQDVSAAIENILLAASMLGLGACWLGIHPREERIRAVTEAFALPQGILPVAGISLGWPNEVKEPRTRMSREQIHIEQW